The DNA region TTGACCATAACGGCCGGTTTCAGTAAGGTTGTGTCCTTTAATGGCCAATTACAGATGGCCCGAATATGTTGGGCAAACTGAGAGGTGGCACAAGCTTCAATCGAAAAGTGCCCTGAATTATGAGGCCGTGGTGCTAACTCGTTAATAAGGACCTCGCTATCGGATGTAATGAACATTTCCACTGCAAGCGTACCGACCAATTGTACATAGTCCGCAATTTTTTTCGCTTCTTGAATTGCTTGCCATTGTAAATGTTCGGAAATACGGGCAGGAACAATGGTCTTATGCAAAATATTGTTCACGTGAATGTTTTCAGCGACTGGTAAAACGGTTGTTTCTCCGTTTGTTGACCGTGTTACAATGACGGAAATTTCTTTTTCAAACGGTACCCATTTTTCTAATACACAAGGACCATGCTCAAGAAGTTGCATAGCTCTTTTTACGTCCGATTCTTCACGAATCACGACTTGACCTTTTCCATCGTACCCACCAGTCGCCGTTTTTAACACCGCTGGAAATCCAAGTGTAGATATGTGCAACTCCAAGTCTGCATCCGTATAGATCGCTTGGTATGGTGCTACGTTCGCTCCCGCTTTCACGATAGCTTCTTTTTCATAAATTCGATGTTGGGTAATTCGAATTAACTCCGCTCCTTGAGGGACGTAACTGATGGTTTGCAGCCATTTAAGTGATTCATAATCAATATTTTCAAACTCATACGTAATCACATCACTGACATCTGCTAATTGCTTTAATGCGTTACGGTCCGAAAACGAAGCGGTAATTTCTATATCCGCCACTTGTCCGCAAGGGGAGTCAGTGCTGGGATCTAACACAGCTATTCGAAAGCCAGCTTCCTTAGCTGCTAGTGCCATCATTCGGCCAAGCTGACCGCCGCCGATAATCCCGATCGTTTGGCCAGGGAGAATCGTTTTAGCCAAGTTGATCACTGCTTTCTAATACGGTTTGTTTAATCTCGTTTCGGCGGTTTTCTAAGCGATTAGCTA from Bacillus sp. (in: firmicutes) includes:
- the purK gene encoding 5-(carboxyamino)imidazole ribonucleotide synthase, giving the protein MINLAKTILPGQTIGIIGGGQLGRMMALAAKEAGFRIAVLDPSTDSPCGQVADIEITASFSDRNALKQLADVSDVITYEFENIDYESLKWLQTISYVPQGAELIRITQHRIYEKEAIVKAGANVAPYQAIYTDADLELHISTLGFPAVLKTATGGYDGKGQVVIREESDVKRAMQLLEHGPCVLEKWVPFEKEISVIVTRSTNGETTVLPVAENIHVNNILHKTIVPARISEHLQWQAIQEAKKIADYVQLVGTLAVEMFITSDSEVLINELAPRPHNSGHFSIEACATSQFAQHIRAICNWPLKDTTLLKPAVMVNVLGQHMEEAIQRIGRYPHWSFHLYGKKEAKTNRKMGHITVLTDDVDRTLEEINQSQIWMKERIGGKKA